One window of the Chryseobacterium camelliae genome contains the following:
- a CDS encoding PepSY-associated TM helix domain-containing protein, with product MRKKHLHKKKPSWGKQWSAKLHLWLGLSVGIIVFIVSLTGTLYVFKDEIQDILRKDAMYVKAESITPVPLSIDVLKEKVSSEVREIVPISSVEMYLDKNRSYEFLYYERNKKAWNYFDEVKVNKLVYVNQYTGEILGVYNEKYDLFPILKAIHWSLLLPADWGKYVVGIPTVLFIMMLITGIVLWWPKNKNARKSRLRFSWKNVKGWKRKNYDLHNVLGFYASFIALLISLTGIYFSYPWVKNAFNYSLSGTAELPKDKEITSPDSLTSKKGHLFDLAAQQAQQLYGTSSSFRIPLNGKNKKGKELKNIPVTVYGEDGRYAIRHQLIFDRYSGKILSNKPHHTLTNAEQYAHANYDIHTGSYFGLLGKILWFATGLICTSLPVTGFLVWQGKQKKQRKKNQ from the coding sequence ATGAGAAAGAAACATCTTCATAAAAAGAAACCTTCATGGGGCAAACAATGGTCTGCAAAGCTGCATCTGTGGCTCGGCCTTTCTGTGGGGATTATTGTTTTCATCGTTTCGCTTACAGGAACCCTGTATGTTTTTAAAGATGAAATTCAGGACATCCTGAGAAAAGACGCCATGTATGTGAAAGCGGAAAGCATTACTCCGGTTCCCTTGTCCATTGATGTTCTGAAGGAAAAAGTTTCATCGGAAGTCCGTGAAATAGTTCCCATCAGTTCCGTAGAGATGTACCTGGATAAAAACCGCTCCTACGAGTTCCTGTATTATGAAAGAAATAAAAAAGCATGGAACTATTTTGATGAGGTGAAGGTCAATAAGCTGGTGTATGTCAATCAGTACACCGGAGAGATCCTGGGGGTGTACAATGAAAAATATGACCTCTTCCCTATCCTGAAAGCCATCCACTGGAGTTTGCTGCTTCCCGCAGACTGGGGTAAATATGTCGTGGGCATTCCGACTGTGCTCTTCATCATGATGCTGATCACCGGCATTGTATTATGGTGGCCGAAGAATAAAAATGCCCGGAAGTCACGCCTCAGGTTCAGCTGGAAAAATGTAAAAGGCTGGAAACGGAAAAACTATGACCTCCACAATGTTTTAGGCTTTTATGCCTCATTTATTGCTCTTTTGATCAGCCTGACAGGAATCTACTTTTCCTATCCGTGGGTAAAAAATGCCTTTAACTATTCCCTGTCCGGAACGGCAGAGCTTCCGAAAGACAAAGAAATCACATCCCCAGACTCCCTTACATCAAAAAAAGGACACCTTTTTGACCTTGCTGCACAGCAGGCTCAACAATTATACGGGACATCCTCAAGTTTCAGGATCCCTCTTAACGGCAAAAATAAAAAAGGAAAGGAACTGAAAAACATCCCGGTAACCGTTTATGGTGAAGACGGCAGGTATGCCATCAGGCACCAGCTGATTTTCGACCGGTATTCAGGCAAAATATTATCCAATAAACCACATCATACCTTAACCAATGCGGAACAGTACGCCCATGCGAACTATGATATCCACACAGGATCATATTTCGGGCTTTTGGGTAAAATCCTCTGGTTCGCCACGGGACTGATCTGCACTTCACTGCCTGTTACCGGATTTCTGGTATGGCAGGGCAAACAAAAAAAGCAAAGAAAAAAGAATCAATGA